catttttgattatttatgGAATATGGAAGAATAGATGAGTCACTACTTCGGTTACACTGTGACTTTAAATCGTTAGCtgtaattattaatcaaattatcACATTTTTCATTCTGTACTTCATAATATTGTGATTCCTAAATTaacttgtatttcaaataaatgatttttgttttcagtgtttcattttttattgatttaaacaaaatagtaaagaattttaaaatcacctcatcacataaaaataattatcagcttTTTGTAATTGATCAGAATTTCATTTTGACAATAGATAATACTGTACCATGTATTTCTGTTCAATCTGATCACAGAAATCATCCAGATGACCCTTTAAATGATACCTCATTATCAGATATCTCAATACTTAAAGATCAATCCACCCAACCCTAATGagcctgtctctgtctctgtgtgtgtaccTGAGAGGGCCATAGCCTCAGTAGATCTCATGCTGGTGTCCAGGGTGAAGGGTGACAGTTGTGGATCAGATGCATTGCAACTGTAGAAAGAGCCACTGAACTGGAACCCTGCACATATAGGAATATGTCAGTGCAACTGCATGCTACCTGAACTTACGGTAGTTGTATTTGCTCTCTCAGAAACACAAAGTACCAGGGTCCCAGCGTGAGGTGTAGGGGCTCTGGCTGTAAGAGATCTCAGAGATGGTGGAGTAATCCCTCCATCCTCTGTCTGCTGGAGAAAGATAGTTGCACACCTGTAATGACAAGCACATAATCTGTAAGTGATCTGAAGTGCAAAGATAGGAACAGCCAAAGCTAAGATGATGCTTGATTCTAACCTGAGATGGTGCTGGTGGATAAGGTGGGTGTACTGGATAACTGGGTGAGCTTGAATTGGACTGTGAATCTTCAAGAGATCTGGATCctgtaacatttaaatattagatATTTTTATTGCTTCTGATCAGAAatctaaaatatttctatttataagACAAATGGCAGCAAACAGCTGTTCCACTCTGTTTGATGTCATCTGATATTTTTCTCCTCCCTTGCCTTTTTTGGATCCTTCCGGAACAATCTTATACACTTTATAGGGGTCTGATATGTCAAGCTGACTGCGCTCCACAAGCTCCTCAAAGTCATTGCTCTTGTTAAGAGCACATCGGAGACGTGTTTTCCAGGTTGGTGGGTCAGGTTTGTCGATACCCTCGCGGTACTTGCCTTTGAATAGTGCCCAAGCCTGCAGAAATGTGAGCAAACCAAGAGGCCAACAAATCAGTCAAAACATAAAGGAGAAATATGTAAAGAAATCTAGTTTAAAATTCATGTGATAAATTCCAAGTAAAGTAACCTACATGTAAGTTTTAAGCTTTTAGATTTACAGATGTGGAGAGGTGTGACCATTGTGCTTCCTTCCACCTTGAAAACAACTTAATTGTTGCtttcaaaaaaagttttcaaacatattttagtttttttttttatctgcattttTGAGCCTTGCATATCAAGTTTGACCTGACGAAAAAAAACGTATATATGCGATTATGCAAACACTGCACTACTTTATGATTTTacccttttaatgacattttaattccAAACAAATACACTACCTTGACACAggctatttctatatatatatatatataaaacccaaaacaatttaaaagaactgcacTTGAATGTATTTTATAACACAATTGAACGTCACGTACATAGACCATATACCGAAATATGATGCCTTTAacccttttaatgacattttaattccAAACAAATACACTACCTTGACACAggctatttctatatatatatatatatatatatatatatatatatatatatatatatatatatatatatataaaaccaaaaacaatttaaaagaactgcacTTGAATGTATTTTATAACACAATTGAACGTCACGTACATAGACCATATACCGAAATATGAAATAGGCCGATGAGTAAGATCACAGGAGAATTAATTCTTTATTGACGCTGCATGTGTCTGTTTCTCATCCTGACAGAGTGTACCTTGAAGAGCGCCGCATCCTCGTCCCTGTTGTAGTCCTGTTTGCCCGCGTGCTTCCATGGAATCCGAAAGATACTCTTCTCCTCGTTCTCCCACACGAGTCCAGGGTATTTTCCGGTGTCCACCTGCTCTATCAGCCACTGACGCAACTTTCCGTTACCGGAGCCCCCCGCCATCGAGCGCTCTTCATCTGAAGACATCTGAAAACAGAAACGTATGTCATTTAGCTGTTTTCATTACCAAATTAAAAGCAAAAACCAATATGCTTAACGCTAGTAGTTAAACAAATAATTGAAAATTCAGGGAAGTCTGAGATGAAAAAGACAAAAACCTACTGTAAAATGTACAGGAGCGCGTGCTGCCCTCTTTCAGAGCTTTCGAGTTTTGAAATGTGTCACTAACGTAGTTCAACTTTCGACCGCGACTTTTCTTTAATCGTGTGCGTGGACAGGGGCGGAGCGTTCGCCACAGACGCTCACCGGATTCCACGCACCTGCAGCGCGCGTGAGATGTGACGGACGTCCCGTAAGCACGCGGGGGCTGTTGATATTGAACCCACGCGCCCTGAAGTGGGACTTTTGGAGTTTAATAAAAGAATTGCAATTTCTTTGAATTCCTTGACGTTGAAATGTCAGCTGTTTGTAAATAGGTATGAGGGTAATGTGTGTGTTCAAATCTTGGCTAGAACCTGATCAGCCGTGCAACTACAGATGAAGAAACGGTaaattatgaaatacattaataaatagtaCTGATTTGGCTTAGCCCCTCACATAAACCATGTTATTACCGTTAACAAAGCATTTTAGGTTTAGCCTACATTTGAGTCTTGTGTGCCCCACATTAGGCCTACCACAAACAAACATCACATATTGCTTTTTAAAAACCTTAACATGATTTGCCCCAAGAGGTTTAGTGCATTTTACGTGTGCATATCTAGTGTTTCAGAGGTGTATTTTGCCGTTATTACACAGCTTCAAACTATGTAACTATTGAGGCTGATCTGTGTATATTTGTAGCCAACAGAGAGCAGTAAAGACAGCCAGCATCCAACAGAATTTAAAGAATTTTCCTCCAcctctatggaagcatatgggtagcaatattccaTTTGGgttgtaatatgcaaaatgacaatgcaatatgtaaaatgacaatgcatttctgtatttacatttacattttccaatacatttgtgcaacgtttggtgcaaaatgaaaattaaattacataattttcatttgccatttcatacaccagttttaatatgtaaaatgaacactaattttaacgctttataagttgcaaaatgaaaatgaaaatgtattacagaaattattagatatgtctaacatgttcaagcaaaaactgtggcaaaatgatcatttaaatgctatttttcttaaatgcattaacactcacagtcaagacagtTACGATtgaattttcattcaatgtcccgcaatgaatgtagcaaaattcaatgtgcacattgaaaatgcattccaagccgatcacgtgtccgccccctcccgccatgtcaatcactgcgtgaacaaggcggggcttgcagaaggtcaagagactcaaatctcaagaagaggattcaagtgagagaacatggacaagacagttggcccatgtatgttttgatcattttggtttatggcttcaatatttaattcgcacttgtgggcggagctgaaacgctgctttcatctgattggtcgaatcgctccaccttcagctcggtctgttcattctttcaggcagaataagagtcagtgcgagtgaagcactgtaatgtctgaaactacactcactgttaattagcataatatttgaatcagatgtagctgggcacataattcgtgctgctgcgacttgcaagagaccccgttaaattataggttgtatactgtattgtataaatattgtcccactgataaaaacagtgcaaatagttctgtctccttggataacagtgaagtggaaataaatatagttacatttgtgaaataaaattaaataggattttttgggaaggtaagtctggccagttatacagcaacacgagtcagatgagtctgaagatctgagctgaatttggtgaaacattaaagttctagtctttgtcaattactctcataataaataataataataatgttacccgtatttttcggtataagttgcatcagtccaaaaatacgtcatgacgaggaaaaaaacatatataagtcgcactggactgtaagtcgcatttattcagaaccaagagaaaacattaccgtttacagccgcgagagggcgctctggggtaggctacaggagcactgagcagcacatatctagttttactatttttatttagaaatgtaactatattaatttttacaattatttattaatgtgatacacacatacctagtgacttatgacttaaaatatgagagtggtaaatgttacagacatggaactgttcagtctattattgatttttatttccacttcacttttatccaaagagagagaactatttgcactgtatttatcagtgggacaatattcagaatcagaatcagaatcagaatcagaaagagctttattgccaagtatgcttgcgcatacaaggaatttgtttaagtgacataagcttccagtaaacagagacaacaacacacagacaaaaaaaaaaaaaaaaaaaaaatttacaggagatttacaaattggcaaataaataagtgtataaacaattgtgctataaatgataatggaataggattgagtgagatgcaggaatgttctaggatggaggggtaacaaataaatataaggatattgcacatttttacataagtttaagtgggaaacatttaactgttcatgaggtagattgcctgggggaagaaactattcttgtgccttgctgttcttgtatttgcggctctgaggcgccggccagatggcaaaagttcaaagatggggtgacttggatgtgagggatccagagtgattttctgagtccttttcctcactctggatgtgtacagttcttggagggtgggcaggggagcaccaataatcctttcagcagtccgaacagttctctgtagtcttctgatatctgattttgttgctgaaccaaaccagacagtaattgaagtacacaggactgactcaatgacggctgagtagaactgtttcagcagctcctgtggcaggttaaacttcctcagctggcgaaggaagtacaacctttgttgggcttttttcacaatggagccaatgtgattgtcccacttcaggtcctgagagatggtggttcccaggaatctgaatgactccactgcagtcacagtgctgttcatgatggtgagtggggaaagtgcaggggggtttctcctaaagtccacagtcatctccactgttttgagcgtgttcagctccaggttgttaagactgcaccagacagccagctgctcaacctcctgtctgtaagcagactcgtcaccgtcctggatgaggccgatgactgtagtgtcgtctgcaaacttcaggagcttgacagaggggtctttagaggtgcagtcgttggtgtacagggagaagagcagaggggagagaacacatccctgaggggcaccagtgttggtggagcagctgtttgacatgaatttccccagtctcactaactgttgcctatctgtcagaaagctggtgatccactgacagatagagctaggaacagagagctgggtcagtttggtctggagggttgttgggatgatggtgttgaaagccgaactaaagtccacaaacaggatcctcacataagtccctgttttgtccagatgttgcaggatgaagtgcaatgccatgttgattgcatcatccacggacctgtttgctcggtacgcaaactgcagggggtccagtaagggtccagtgatgtccttcagataagccagaaccagtttttcaaacgacttcatgacgacagacgttagagccacaggtctgtagtcgttaagtcctgttatcttgggtttctttggaatggggattatggttgagcgtttgaagcaggaaggcacttcacacaactccagagatctgttgaagatctgtgaaaagatgggggccagctggtcagcacaggttttcagacaggctggtgtaacgccatctgggcctggtgcttttcttcttttgttttttcttgaagacctggcgcacatcatcttcacagatttgaagagcaggaggtatggagagggggattgcaggaggtgttaatggttgtgtagggagatggtcagagtgggtgttgggggtttcaaatctacaataaaactcattcaggtcattagcaagtcgttgattagcctcagtgcaaggggatggtgtcttgtagtttgtgatggctctcactcctctccaaactgaagtagagtcgttggaagtaaactggtcttccaactttttagcgtaggtctttttagccgctctaatctctttgttcagtgtgttcctggcctgattgtacaagaccctgtccccatttctgtaggcatcctctttggcctgacgaaggtgtctgagttttactgtaaaccatggcttatcattgttgaatgttaaataagtcctggtaggaatgcatatatcctcacagaaactaatataggatgttacggtctctgtgagttcgtccagatcggtggt
The genomic region above belongs to Carassius carassius chromosome 18, fCarCar2.1, whole genome shotgun sequence and contains:
- the LOC132091880 gene encoding interferon regulatory factor 4-like produces the protein MSSDEERSMAGGSGNGKLRQWLIEQVDTGKYPGLVWENEEKSIFRIPWKHAGKQDYNRDEDAALFKAWALFKGKYREGIDKPDPPTWKTRLRCALNKSNDFEELVERSQLDISDPYKVYKIVPEGSKKGSRSLEDSQSNSSSPSYPVHPPYPPAPSQVCNYLSPADRGWRDYSTISEISYSQSPYTSRWDPGFQFSGSFYSCNASDPQLSPFTLDTSMRSTEAMALSDYRLHVVVFYRDTLVQEVTVSSPEGCQLGPSRQGQAYASPGAPELVELPHAEGASLERGVILWMAPDGLYARRRCPCRVYWEGAHAPPTDKPNKLEREQNCKLLDTHLFITELQSYAMHTRPAPCSQVLLFFEDESTNTQRPRRTFTVQVEPLFARQLLFLTHPGSMNYIRSHELSHLPPEHTLSPTQDYHRVITHHHNNGPQN